A region of the Clostridium sp. AN503 genome:
AGCTCCCGAGATATTATGCCATACGCTGAACACTGCGCCCGGAATCGTAGCCAGCGGATATTGGGCGAAATGGGTGGCTGCCAGGGAGGTGGCAAGGCCGGAGTTCTGCATGCCGACCTCGATTGCCACGGCCTTGCATTTTGCCATATCCAGCTTGAGGGCCTTGCCGACGAAGAAGCCCAGGCCGTAACCACAGCAGTTGTGCAGGATCACAACCAGAACGATCAGAAGGCCGCTGGTCATGATCTTGGCGGAGTTGGCGGAAACCACGGCCGCGACGATGGCTACAATGGCGGTAACGGAAACTAACGGCAGGACTTTGACAACCTTCTGGGTGATCTCAGAGAAGAAGCGGTTGATCAGGCAGCCCAGGACGATCGGGATGATGACCACCTTTACGATGGATAAAAACATGCTCATCATATTGACATCCACAGTCTGTCCCGCAAATATGTAGGTCAAAAGCGGCGTGAGGAACGGCGCCAGGATCGTGGATACTCCGGTCATTCCCACCGACAGTGCCACGTCGCCTTTTGCCAGGTACGTCATGACGTTGGAGGAGGTCCCGCCGGGGCAGGTTCCTACCAGGATAACGCCCACAGCCAGCTCCGCCGGGAGGCGGAACAGTTTGGTCAGCAGAAACGCCAAAAGCGGCATGATGGTGAACTGGGCCAGGCAGCCGACGATCACGTCCTTCGGCCTGCTGAATACGATCTTAAAATCATTGGCCCGCAGGGTCAGGCCCATGCCGAACATAACGATGCCCAGCAGAGTGTTGACATAGCTGGTCTTGATAAAGCTGACGCTGCCCGGAGCAAACAGGGCAAGTGCGGCGATCACCAGAACGATGGCGGCCATGTACTTTCCTACTAAATCACTGAGTTTTTCTAAGAACTTCATAAAAACTTCCTCCTTTTACATACCATTTTCCCAAAACCGCCAGCGCAGGTGAATGAAAATGTATCTTTAAAGAACTAAAAAAGTCCTTTGCCTCTACTTCCCAATAGAGACAAAGGACTGAAATTCCTCTGCGGTACCACTCTGATTGCCATGAAACCATGGCCACTCACAATCATCTGACAATGATCAACATGATAACGGCTGTTACC
Encoded here:
- a CDS encoding bile acid:sodium symporter family protein, with product MKFLEKLSDLVGKYMAAIVLVIAALALFAPGSVSFIKTSYVNTLLGIVMFGMGLTLRANDFKIVFSRPKDVIVGCLAQFTIMPLLAFLLTKLFRLPAELAVGVILVGTCPGGTSSNVMTYLAKGDVALSVGMTGVSTILAPFLTPLLTYIFAGQTVDVNMMSMFLSIVKVVIIPIVLGCLINRFFSEITQKVVKVLPLVSVTAIVAIVAAVVSANSAKIMTSGLLIVLVVILHNCCGYGLGFFVGKALKLDMAKCKAVAIEVGMQNSGLATSLAATHFAQYPLATIPGAVFSVWHNISGAIFANFMAEKN